The following coding sequences lie in one Apostichopus japonicus isolate 1M-3 chromosome 13, ASM3797524v1, whole genome shotgun sequence genomic window:
- the LOC139978628 gene encoding uncharacterized protein isoform X7, translating into MNTMTTNEEHVEVPQEEMNTMTTNEEQDEVPQEEMNTMTTNEEHDEVPQEEMNTMETACKSTSVSFTESPNGALYFDADLRKYHHSLDNNPNEPVFLDEMTGNMYSYDICTVSCQEEYPELQPVFDKMMQQIEEQTSDDDSDKAIYEENDSKTSDDDNDKAIYEENDSKTSDDDNDKAIYEENDSKTSDDDNDKAIYEENDSKIPKRLRKLRQLRSYSKDDAVESDFVPFDEESDTSSEEDANTSDEGYAADENQPSTSNKVCVLSTEYTAPEEKSKRAWNRQHYCIYCEKTVLQIARHFKTHHFDESLVIKALNEPKKSKERNAIFEELRKKGDHAHNIKVFKEGKGQLLVYKRPQMGLLDAEDFIPCPDCHGYFAKRSLWRHQKNCTSESKNESKQTLGLRRAARVLLPTKADCSSKLQNILAGMKADNIVLTIRADPWLCKLGEHYINDSPNAHYIVSDRMRSVARLLLETQKLNCAIKSAKDLVNPCHFDNVISGVKGCCGFDDASQMFATPSLAKKLGQSLNVLADISIAEAIKAADASQENMAEQFLKLKKLQWNKKIATKIYKQQSKQKWQKPPKIPLTADTVKLYQLLSCNIKETKESLKTEVTTSLWRELASLTLTQLIMFNRRRPGETQNLKLEDYKQQTGQKKDFQDEIYDSLPVAQKIASKRLSLIMTRGKRDRGVPVMLTPNMKDSIEILNNTRELAGVDPQNPYIFACPSGESLQPLRGYDCLHKYAQQCGAQNPERLTATNMRKHLATLSQILNLSESELEQLANHLGHNISVHKEYYRLPQDVIFLAKVSKLLLTAEKGHIHKYQGKALADFEIDNKELLSDREMSDENESEIDEVETQEIPDSQAHTTVNTKYKKRVISSRTKWSKHEETAVMNDPQLKKAIKTMHPPAYKACHDARENNACLQNRSITQIKSKVWNIIQKKSKAQLQKEH; encoded by the exons ATGAATACTATG ACAACTAATGAAGAGCATGTTGAAGTGCCTCAGGAGGAAATGAATACTATG ACAACTAATGAAGAGCAGGATGAAGTACCTCAGGAGGAAATGAATACTATG ACAACTAATGAAGAGCATGATGAAGTGCCTCAGGAGGAAATGAATACTATG GAAACTGCATGCAAATCAACATCAGTCTCATTCACAG AATCCCCAAATGGTGCATTATATTTTGATGCTGATCTGAGAAAATACCATCATTCACTTG ATAACAACCCCAATGAGCCTGTGTTTTTGGATGAAATGACAGGGAATATGTACTCATATG ATATTTGTACTGTATCCTGCCAAGAG GAGTATCCTGAACTTCAACCAGTATTTGATAAAATGATGCAGCAAATAGAAGAACAG ACATCTGATGATGATAGTGACAAAGCTATCTACGAAGAAAATGATTCcaag ACatctgatgatgataatgacaaaGCTATCTACGAAGAAAATGATTCcaag ACatctgatgatgataatgacaaaGCTATCTATGAAGAAAATGATTCcaag ACatctgatgatgataatgacaaaGCTATCTATGAAGAAAATGATTCcaag ATTCCAAAAAGGCTAAGGAAACTTAGACAATTAAGAAGCTACTCTAAAGATGATGCTGTCGAAAGTGATTTTGTACCATTTGATGAAGAAAGCGACACCTCTTCAGAAGAAGATGCTAACACATCAGATGAAGGCTATGCTGCTGATGAGAATCAACCCAGTACTAGTAATAAGGTATGTGTATTATCAACAGAGTACACTGCCCCAGAGGAAAAATCAAAAAGAGCTTGGAACAGACAACACTACTGCATCTACTGTGAGAAAACTGTTCTACAAATAGCACGACATTTCAAAACTCATCATTTTGATGAATCATTGGTGATTAAGGCCTTAAATGAACCTAAAAAGTCAAAGGAACGAAATGCCATTTTTgaagaattaagaaaaaagGGGGACCATGCCCACAATATAAAAGTcttcaaagaaggaaaaggtCAACTTTTGGTGTATAAAAGACCACAAATGGGGCTACTGGATGCAGAGGATTTCATTCCTTGTCCAGATTGTCACGGATATTTTGCAAAAAGATCTCTCTGGAGACACCAGAAAAATTGCACCTCAGAATctaaaaatgaaagtaaacaaacctTGGGCCTTCGGAGAGCTGCCAGAGTACTGCTTCCCACAAAGGCAGACTGCAGTTCAAAACTGCAGAACATACTTGCAGGTATGAAGGCTGACAATATTGTATTAACAATACGTGCAGATCCTTGGTTATGCAAATTGGGGGAACACTACATCAATGACAGCCCAAATGCACACTACATTGTATCAGATAGGATGAGATCTGTTGCACGTCTTCTTCTCGAGACCCAAAAGCTAAATTGTGCCATAAAATCAGCTAAAGATTTAGTAAATCCATGCCATTTTGATAATGTAATTTCAGGTGTGAAGGGCTGCTGTGGGTTTGACGATGCATCGCAAATGTTTGCCACACCATCATTGGCTAAAAAGCTAGGTCAAAGCTTAAATGTGCTGGCAGATATAAGTATTGCAGAAGCAATAAAAGCTGCAGATGCTTCACAAGAGAACATGGCCGAGCAATTCTTAAAGCTTAAGAAATTGCAGTGGAACAAGAAAATTGCCACTAAAATCTACAAACAGCAAAGCAAACAAAAGTGGCAAAAGCCCCCTAAAATACCACTAACAGCTGATACTGTGAAATTGTATCAACTATTATCATGTAACATAAAAGAGAcaaaagaaagtttgaaaacagAGGTAACAACATCGCTATGGAGGGAGTTGGCCTCACTAACTCTTACACAACTGATAATGTTTAACAGACGTCGACCTGGGGAAACCCAGAATCTTAAACTGGAAGATTACAAACAACAAACAGGGCAAAAAAAAGACTTTCAAGATGAGATATATGATTCACTTCCAGTAGCACAAAAAATTGCCTCAAAAAGGCTAAGCCTAATAATGACAAGGGGTAAGCGAGACCGCGGTGTTCCAGTAATGCTAACCCCCAACATGAAAGATTCAATAGAAATACTGAACAACACTAGGGAACTTGCTGGTGTTGATCCCCAAAACCCTTACATCTTTGCATGCCCATCAGGGGAGTCTCTACAGCCTCTTCGTGGATATGATTGCCTGCATAAATATGCACAACAGTGTGGGGCTCAAAATCCTGAACGCCTTACAGCCACAAATATGAGGAAGCATCTTGCTACATTGTCACAAATTTTGAATCTTTCAGAATCAGAATTAGAACAACTGGCTAATCACTTGGGGCATAATATCAGTGTTCACAAAGAATACTACCGCCTTCCACAAGATGTGATATTTCTTGCGAAAGTCAGCAAACTGTTACTTACTGCTGAAAAGGGCCATATTCATAAGTATCAAGGAAAAGCTTTGGCAGATTTTGAAATAGATAATAAAGAACTCTTGTCAGATAGAGAAATGTCTGATGAGAATGAAAGTGAGATAGATGAAGTTGAAACTCAAGAAATACCTGATAGCCAGGCTCATACAACtgtcaatacaaaatacaaaaagagAGTAATATCCTCAAGAACAAAATGGAGTAAACATGAAGAAACGGCTGTCATGAATGACCCACAGCTTAAGAAAGCCATCAAAACCATGCATCCTCCTGCATACAAAGCATGTCATGATGCAAGAGAAAACAATGCCTGTTTGCAAAATAGGTCAATTACACAAATCAAATCCAAAGTTTGGAACATTATACAGAAAAAATCTAAAGCACAGTTACAAAAGGAGCATTAG